One Rubrobacter naiadicus genomic region harbors:
- a CDS encoding complex I subunit 1/NuoH family protein, translating to MTVFLVLVMLFAGAYLVAVLEGWTSTGRLRFAGPFWAAVALLGRESIVPRKPDRVLYETAPVLLLVSAVLAAAVLPLGPHLVIADLATGALAVNAALAYVMVALVMAGWGPDGAYAMVAGWRFLGQLVAYSMLIVMPITAVAMRAGSLVTTTIVESQAGIWNALTQPLGFVLFFLAAMAVCFLPPFDLPTAPGELAGGIEAEYAGPRLAVVRLARMVLVVSLSLAVTVFFLGGWLGPFLPGWAWTSLKTLVVAATMLTAGRYVPRLRGEHVMEWGWKLGIPLALVNIFWVGITLVLRSM from the coding sequence ATGACGGTGTTCCTCGTGCTGGTGATGCTCTTCGCCGGGGCGTACCTCGTCGCCGTGCTCGAGGGATGGACTTCGACCGGACGCCTCAGGTTCGCCGGCCCGTTCTGGGCCGCCGTTGCGCTCCTGGGACGCGAGTCGATCGTACCCCGCAAGCCGGACCGCGTCCTCTACGAGACCGCCCCCGTTCTGCTCCTCGTCTCGGCGGTGCTGGCGGCGGCGGTGCTCCCGCTCGGGCCGCACCTCGTCATCGCCGACCTCGCCACCGGCGCTCTGGCCGTCAACGCCGCGCTCGCTTACGTCATGGTGGCGCTCGTCATGGCCGGCTGGGGGCCGGACGGGGCGTACGCGATGGTCGCCGGCTGGCGCTTCCTCGGGCAGCTGGTCGCCTACTCCATGCTCATCGTCATGCCCATAACCGCGGTGGCGATGCGTGCCGGCTCACTCGTCACGACCACCATCGTCGAGTCGCAGGCCGGGATCTGGAACGCGCTCACCCAGCCGCTCGGGTTCGTGCTTTTCTTCCTGGCGGCGATGGCGGTCTGCTTCTTGCCGCCGTTCGACCTGCCCACCGCGCCGGGCGAGCTGGCGGGTGGGATCGAGGCCGAGTACGCAGGACCGCGGCTCGCGGTGGTGCGTCTGGCGCGCATGGTGCTCGTGGTGAGTCTCTCGCTCGCCGTCACGGTCTTCTTCCTCGGCGGGTGGCTCGGGCCTTTCCTGCCTGGCTGGGCGTGGACCTCCTTGAAGACGCTCGTGGTGGCGGCGACCATGCTCACGGCCGGGCGGTACGTCCCGAGGCTGCGCGGCGAGCACGTCATGGAGTGGGGCTGGAAGCTCGGCATACCGCTCGCGCTGGTCAACATATTCTGGGTCGGCATAACCCTGGTCCTGAGGAGCATGTGA
- a CDS encoding NADH-quinone oxidoreductase subunit L yields the protein MTVAALTILGPLAALVAILLFRRAPAALALLGAGVEVVSAAVTLVRVAGGANFSAALPGLPGFPLRIVVEPLTAMLAVLVAVVSVLVMVYAVGYMEGARGRVRFFAKMSFFAAMMQTLVVAGDWVLLLAAWELIGLASYLLIGFSHEKGRTGSAATRAFLYTRTADLGLYVAVFVLISRSGTSEISGTFGVGGPAAFAAGILLLLAAAGKSAQVPLQGWLQDAMVAPTPVTAFLHSATLVAAGAILLIRTFPLLSPGVLLVVGLLGGVTAVATGVTAVAERDLKRLLAASTSSQYGFMLLALGAGFPAAALFHLAAHAAMKSALFAGSGIFQRARGSTSFSDLGGSGRERPLVFTAFTVAGLALAAVPPLAGYFSKDAIVAAAYESGYGFVLLPLALAGALLTGAYVARALRLLWRGEKREEPVAGMRWMWAGLASLTVLAVFVGFLKGALSGLIGEEIPDELVTTVVGTAAAFLGLFLGWTFTADRLLGPLRAAAENGFRLAGGVDALVAKPALALAEAVRVADERGIDGVIFALVRGARDLGERVRALQSGLVHRELALAAGGMALLLVFLAVEAMRGL from the coding sequence ATGACGGTAGCCGCCCTCACCATCCTGGGCCCCCTCGCCGCGCTCGTCGCGATCCTTCTCTTCCGACGTGCCCCGGCCGCACTGGCCCTGCTCGGGGCCGGGGTGGAGGTGGTCTCCGCCGCGGTCACGCTGGTCCGGGTGGCTGGTGGAGCGAATTTCTCCGCGGCGCTGCCCGGGCTTCCGGGTTTCCCGCTCAGGATCGTGGTCGAGCCGCTCACGGCGATGCTCGCCGTGCTCGTCGCGGTAGTGAGCGTGCTGGTGATGGTCTACGCGGTGGGTTACATGGAGGGAGCGCGCGGCAGGGTGCGCTTCTTCGCCAAGATGTCCTTCTTCGCCGCCATGATGCAGACGCTCGTCGTGGCCGGCGACTGGGTCCTGCTTTTGGCGGCGTGGGAGCTCATCGGTCTGGCCTCCTACCTCCTGATCGGATTCTCCCACGAGAAAGGGAGGACGGGGTCTGCGGCCACCCGTGCCTTCCTCTACACCCGCACCGCAGACCTGGGGCTCTACGTGGCGGTCTTCGTCCTGATCTCGCGCTCCGGCACGAGCGAGATCTCCGGGACTTTCGGTGTCGGTGGTCCGGCCGCCTTCGCCGCGGGGATCTTGCTCCTGCTCGCCGCGGCGGGCAAGTCGGCGCAGGTCCCGCTCCAGGGCTGGCTGCAGGACGCGATGGTCGCGCCCACCCCCGTCACCGCCTTCCTCCACTCGGCCACCCTGGTGGCGGCGGGGGCGATACTCCTGATCCGGACCTTCCCGCTGCTTTCGCCCGGGGTGCTCCTCGTCGTCGGGCTCCTCGGCGGCGTGACCGCCGTGGCGACCGGCGTGACCGCGGTGGCCGAGCGCGACCTCAAGCGCCTTTTGGCGGCCTCGACCTCCAGCCAGTACGGGTTCATGCTGCTCGCTCTCGGGGCGGGCTTTCCGGCGGCCGCGCTCTTTCACCTCGCCGCCCATGCTGCGATGAAGAGCGCCCTGTTCGCCGGCTCGGGCATCTTCCAGCGCGCCCGGGGCTCGACATCCTTCTCCGATCTCGGAGGAAGCGGGCGCGAGCGACCCCTCGTCTTCACCGCCTTCACGGTCGCCGGGCTCGCGCTCGCCGCCGTCCCGCCGCTCGCCGGGTACTTCTCCAAGGACGCTATCGTCGCCGCCGCCTACGAGTCCGGCTACGGCTTCGTTCTCCTCCCGCTCGCGCTCGCCGGGGCTCTTCTGACCGGAGCGTACGTCGCACGCGCTCTGAGGCTCCTGTGGCGGGGCGAGAAGAGAGAGGAGCCCGTCGCCGGTATGCGGTGGATGTGGGCTGGGCTCGCCTCTCTCACCGTGCTGGCCGTCTTCGTGGGGTTCCTGAAAGGAGCTCTCTCCGGGCTGATCGGGGAGGAGATACCGGACGAGCTGGTGACCACGGTCGTCGGCACCGCCGCCGCCTTCCTCGGGTTGTTTCTGGGATGGACCTTCACCGCAGATCGTTTGCTCGGCCCGCTGCGCGCGGCCGCAGAGAACGGGTTCCGCCTCGCGGGCGGAGTGGACGCGCTGGTGGCGAAACCGGCGCTCGCGCTCGCCGAAGCGGTGCGGGTCGCCGACGAGCGTGGGATCGACGGTGTGATCTTCGCGCTCGTACGTGGCGCCCGCGATCTCGGTGAGCGTGTCCGCGCGCTGCAGAGCGGGCTGGTACACAGGGAGCTCGCGCTCGCGGCGGGCGGGATGGCGCTGTTGCTGGTGTTCCTCGCGGTCGAAGCCATGAGAGGCCTGTAG
- the nuoK gene encoding NADH-quinone oxidoreductase subunit NuoK, with protein sequence MATLLVALVAGAVLFGIGLYGALSQTNLVMIMMGVELMLGAAMVNLVAFWRFLHPAAYSGQMFVLIVMTVMALEMAVGFGVGTARFRSRGSVEMEEAEDLKG encoded by the coding sequence ATGGCTACGCTGCTGGTCGCTCTGGTCGCCGGGGCGGTGCTCTTCGGGATCGGGCTCTACGGCGCCCTCTCCCAGACGAACCTGGTCATGATCATGATGGGCGTCGAGCTGATGCTTGGGGCGGCGATGGTCAACCTGGTGGCTTTCTGGCGCTTTTTGCACCCCGCAGCCTACTCCGGGCAGATGTTCGTCCTCATCGTGATGACCGTGATGGCGCTCGAGATGGCGGTGGGCTTCGGCGTGGGCACGGCCCGCTTCCGCTCCAGAGGGTCGGTGGAGATGGAGGAGGCGGAGGATCTCAAGGGATGA
- a CDS encoding SHOCT domain-containing protein, with product MGGFGFVWMIVPALLLIGVIALVVWALARAFPVSRDGDYPRRDRAEEILEERFARGEITTEEYRDSLRVLREKSGKRV from the coding sequence ATGGGCGGGTTCGGATTCGTGTGGATGATCGTCCCGGCGTTGCTCCTGATAGGCGTCATAGCTCTCGTAGTATGGGCCTTGGCCAGGGCCTTCCCGGTCTCGCGTGACGGGGATTACCCGCGGAGGGACAGAGCGGAAGAGATCCTGGAGGAGCGCTTCGCCCGCGGCGAGATCACTACTGAAGAGTACAGGGATTCGCTGAGGGTGCTGAGGGAGAAGTCCGGGAAGAGGGTCTGA
- a CDS encoding response regulator transcription factor → MGVRVLVVEDERSLVRLLRAYLEREGFEVYEAFDGRAGLDLAGEVRPDVVVLDWMLPELDGLEVLRRLRRFSDAYVILLTARVEETDRIVGLSAGADDYLPKPFSPGELVARVRAMLRRPRSGTGPEEEPLRVGELSIDPSRREVRLGGREIALTAIEFDLLAALASRPGLVFSRAQLLERVWGEGYFGDDHVVDVHIANVRKKLGEDAAHPRYIETVRGVGYRMRR, encoded by the coding sequence ATGGGCGTCAGGGTGCTGGTGGTGGAGGACGAGAGGAGCCTGGTGAGGCTCCTGCGGGCCTACCTGGAGCGGGAAGGCTTCGAGGTGTACGAGGCTTTCGACGGCAGGGCCGGGCTGGATCTCGCGGGTGAAGTCCGGCCCGATGTCGTCGTCCTCGACTGGATGTTGCCGGAGCTGGACGGCCTGGAGGTGCTGCGCAGGCTGCGGCGTTTCTCGGATGCCTACGTGATCCTGCTCACTGCGCGCGTCGAGGAGACGGACCGTATCGTCGGTCTCTCGGCCGGAGCGGACGACTACCTGCCCAAACCTTTCTCTCCGGGTGAGCTGGTCGCCCGCGTGAGGGCCATGCTGCGCAGGCCGCGTTCCGGGACGGGACCGGAGGAGGAGCCTCTGCGCGTCGGTGAGCTCAGCATCGACCCTTCCAGGCGCGAGGTGCGTCTTGGGGGTAGGGAGATCGCACTCACCGCGATAGAGTTCGATCTCTTGGCGGCGCTCGCCTCCCGTCCCGGGCTGGTCTTCTCCCGCGCGCAGCTTCTGGAACGGGTGTGGGGCGAGGGGTATTTCGGGGATGATCACGTGGTGGACGTGCACATCGCCAACGTGCGCAAGAAGCTGGGGGAGGACGCCGCGCATCCGCGTTACATAGAGACGGTGCGCGGCGTGGGTTACAGGATGAGGAGATGA
- a CDS encoding complex I subunit 4 family protein: MFPVVSVTLFVPLLGAALLVVLRKIPPRGAHAIGLVSSGLALAGSGLMWVRGVSGAGFSQVEEASWMPSIGVAYRVGVDGISLPLVLLTAVLFFLALVFSVGVERDARSYVALFLLLETACIGVFVALDTILFYVFFEVTLVAMYFIIYGWGYEERRRAAITFFLYTLLGSLPLLLAILVLYAGSSPHTFDVQKLVASPPLTGLAAAFAFLAMLVTFAIKSPIFPVHTWLPLAHTEAPTAGSVILAGVLLKIGTYGLIRFALQMTPDAFRVAAPYVAGIAVVSALWGAFAALAQKDLKRLVAYTSVNHMGYVFLAVAAAAAATSAQVRTLALDGAVLQMVSHGLVTGALFLVVGALQERAHTREMGAFGGLLRVTPALGWFFVLFSFASLGLPGLAHFPAEFQIFLGSFRVYPVAAAVALVGIAVTAGLYLRAIRVSFFGRPDGWLQGMRDLGVREVLATAPLLALTIVVGVYPALILGVVHHTTKAMGL, from the coding sequence GTGTTCCCGGTCGTCTCCGTGACCCTGTTCGTCCCGCTTCTGGGAGCGGCGCTCTTGGTCGTGCTGCGCAAGATCCCGCCGCGCGGCGCGCACGCCATCGGTCTCGTCTCTTCCGGGCTTGCGCTGGCCGGGTCGGGGTTGATGTGGGTGCGCGGCGTCTCGGGGGCGGGGTTCTCCCAGGTCGAGGAGGCCTCCTGGATGCCCTCGATAGGGGTGGCCTATCGTGTGGGTGTGGACGGGATAAGCCTGCCGCTCGTGCTGTTGACAGCGGTGCTGTTCTTCCTGGCCCTGGTCTTCTCCGTCGGGGTCGAGAGGGACGCCCGCTCCTACGTGGCGCTGTTTTTGCTGCTGGAGACGGCGTGCATCGGGGTCTTCGTCGCTCTGGATACGATCCTCTTCTACGTTTTCTTCGAGGTCACGCTGGTCGCGATGTACTTCATCATCTACGGCTGGGGTTACGAGGAGCGCCGGCGCGCCGCGATCACGTTCTTCCTCTACACCCTGCTCGGGAGCCTGCCCTTGCTGCTCGCGATCCTCGTCCTCTACGCCGGGAGCAGCCCGCACACCTTCGACGTGCAGAAGCTCGTGGCCTCACCGCCCCTGACGGGGCTCGCGGCCGCGTTCGCCTTTCTCGCCATGCTGGTCACGTTCGCGATCAAAAGCCCCATCTTCCCGGTGCACACCTGGCTGCCGCTGGCGCACACCGAGGCCCCGACCGCGGGCAGCGTCATACTGGCGGGTGTCCTGCTGAAGATCGGGACATACGGTCTGATCCGGTTCGCCCTGCAGATGACCCCCGACGCCTTCCGGGTCGCGGCCCCCTACGTGGCGGGGATCGCGGTTGTCAGCGCTCTCTGGGGGGCTTTCGCCGCCCTGGCCCAGAAGGACCTCAAACGGCTCGTCGCCTACACGAGCGTCAACCACATGGGCTACGTCTTCCTGGCCGTCGCGGCGGCCGCTGCGGCAACGAGCGCGCAGGTGAGGACGCTCGCGCTCGACGGGGCCGTGCTGCAGATGGTGAGCCACGGGCTCGTGACCGGCGCGTTGTTTTTAGTGGTCGGTGCGTTGCAAGAACGGGCACACACGCGCGAGATGGGCGCCTTCGGCGGGCTGTTGCGGGTCACGCCGGCGCTGGGGTGGTTCTTCGTCCTCTTCTCCTTCGCCTCGCTCGGGCTGCCGGGGCTCGCCCACTTCCCGGCGGAGTTCCAGATCTTTCTCGGCTCGTTCCGGGTGTACCCGGTCGCGGCGGCGGTCGCGCTGGTGGGGATCGCCGTGACCGCCGGGCTGTACTTGCGCGCGATACGGGTCTCCTTCTTCGGCAGGCCCGACGGGTGGCTGCAGGGGATGAGGGATCTCGGGGTGCGAGAGGTCCTGGCGACGGCGCCGCTCCTTGCTCTGACCATCGTGGTCGGGGTTTACCCGGCCCTGATCCTCGGCGTCGTACACCATACGACGAAGGCGATGGGGTTGTGA
- a CDS encoding NADH-quinone oxidoreductase subunit N encodes MSLARMAHDLTLLAPQLAVLWAAVGALAFEMLRLPKVALVYTVVGLFSAAGLAVAFLGTQTSVFTGTYRVDSLSLWAVIVLSSATAFVAVLARREVGGTDREGTVYALLAFTLLGAIMLAGAGDVMFLVLGVLLSSLGSFALVAYPRDDRATEAAMKYFVFGSVAEAVMIFGLTYWYGAVGSTLLSELPSLKGYPLAAAFGLVAVLVGLGYKASYVPFHFWAPDAYDGAPVSIAAFLSIVPKVGAIFALAQVVHDLPEGLVAWQLVVGVLAAFSMTYGNLAALVQERIVRLLAYSSIAQAGYFLLGIVDVGQGALATRSLVVFAAAYAAMNLGAFAVVLQAGRRIGDFTGLWRTSPWAAGAMVVFLFSLVGVPPLAGFVGKFLLFGAAIDAGYTWLAVVAILNSVLSLGVYLRVVVPMFREPKKAPASPPLVVAVWGVAFFATAAIGIAAQVLLGRVV; translated from the coding sequence ATGTCGCTCGCCCGGATGGCGCACGATCTCACGCTGCTCGCGCCTCAGCTCGCGGTGCTTTGGGCGGCGGTGGGCGCGCTCGCCTTCGAGATGCTACGTCTGCCGAAGGTGGCGCTCGTCTACACGGTGGTCGGGCTCTTCTCGGCGGCGGGTCTGGCCGTGGCGTTCCTGGGGACGCAGACGAGCGTCTTTACCGGGACCTACCGGGTGGACTCCCTGAGCCTGTGGGCCGTGATCGTGCTCTCGAGCGCGACGGCTTTCGTCGCGGTGCTCGCCCGCCGCGAGGTCGGGGGCACCGACCGCGAGGGTACGGTCTACGCACTGCTCGCCTTCACGTTGCTGGGGGCGATCATGCTCGCTGGAGCGGGGGATGTGATGTTCCTGGTGCTGGGCGTGCTGCTCTCCAGCCTGGGGTCCTTCGCCCTGGTGGCCTACCCCAGGGACGACCGGGCGACCGAGGCGGCGATGAAATACTTCGTCTTCGGATCGGTCGCCGAGGCGGTCATGATCTTCGGCCTCACCTACTGGTACGGAGCTGTAGGCTCGACTTTGCTCTCCGAGCTCCCTTCACTCAAGGGATACCCGCTCGCGGCGGCGTTCGGGCTGGTCGCGGTCCTGGTGGGGCTCGGGTACAAGGCGTCCTACGTCCCGTTCCACTTCTGGGCACCCGATGCCTACGACGGCGCTCCGGTCTCGATCGCGGCGTTCCTGTCGATAGTGCCGAAGGTCGGAGCGATCTTCGCTCTCGCCCAGGTCGTGCACGACCTGCCGGAGGGGCTCGTCGCCTGGCAGTTGGTGGTGGGGGTCCTCGCCGCCTTCTCGATGACCTACGGCAACCTGGCGGCGCTCGTGCAGGAGAGGATCGTGCGACTTCTCGCCTACTCCTCGATAGCGCAGGCCGGGTACTTCCTGCTCGGCATCGTGGACGTGGGGCAGGGAGCACTGGCCACGCGCTCCCTCGTCGTATTCGCCGCCGCCTACGCCGCGATGAACCTCGGGGCCTTCGCCGTGGTCCTGCAGGCGGGGAGGCGCATCGGAGACTTCACCGGGTTGTGGAGGACCTCGCCGTGGGCGGCCGGGGCGATGGTGGTGTTTTTGTTCTCTCTCGTCGGGGTGCCGCCGCTCGCAGGGTTCGTCGGGAAGTTCCTCCTGTTCGGGGCGGCGATAGACGCCGGTTATACGTGGCTCGCGGTGGTGGCGATCCTCAACAGCGTGCTCTCTTTGGGGGTCTACCTGCGGGTCGTCGTCCCCATGTTCCGGGAGCCCAAGAAGGCCCCCGCTTCTCCGCCGCTGGTCGTCGCGGTCTGGGGGGTGGCCTTCTTCGCCACCGCAGCCATCGGGATCGCGGCGCAGGTCCTGCTGGGACGGGTGGTATAG
- a CDS encoding NADH-quinone oxidoreductase subunit J produces the protein MMAQAFFTGFFGLAAIWFGVVVFRTSSMVRSALALLFSQAAIGAMFLAMQTEFLGVLQIMMMATEMAIMAIFMVMYMMDPGGLGGMDMTHQKRLSIAAGIFGGAAAVAVSLLGGWGPVGPSTMPEAQVAALGEELLGRSMLVFETAGITILTAMIAATAVAIERRR, from the coding sequence GTGATGGCGCAGGCTTTCTTCACCGGTTTCTTCGGGCTCGCGGCGATCTGGTTCGGCGTGGTGGTCTTCCGCACCTCCTCGATGGTCCGCTCGGCGCTCGCGCTACTGTTCTCGCAGGCCGCCATCGGCGCGATGTTCCTCGCGATGCAGACCGAATTTTTGGGGGTGCTGCAGATCATGATGATGGCGACCGAGATGGCGATCATGGCGATCTTCATGGTCATGTACATGATGGACCCGGGTGGACTCGGCGGGATGGACATGACGCACCAGAAGCGCCTCTCGATAGCCGCGGGCATCTTTGGTGGGGCCGCCGCGGTCGCCGTCTCGTTGCTCGGCGGGTGGGGGCCGGTCGGCCCGTCCACCATGCCGGAGGCTCAGGTCGCCGCGCTCGGGGAGGAGCTCCTGGGACGCTCGATGCTCGTCTTCGAGACCGCGGGGATCACCATCCTGACGGCGATGATCGCCGCGACGGCGGTAGCCATAGAGAGGAGGCGATGA
- a CDS encoding multicopper oxidase family protein — MAKLSRREFFGLAGLGTGALVLGACGGSSGSGAGAGTSRTTPAPSGTREYALDVSPAQVRIGGRRVKTWTYGGNLPGPEIRVKEGERLRVKVKNALPEGTTVHWHGLPIPNGMDGVPYVTQKPIKPGGEFVYEFTVPVSGTYFYHSHVGLQLDRALYGPLVIEPKKESLSYDREYTLMLDDWLDGVRGTPEDAMKRLKSGGSAMIGMGGMGGMGGMGGGMRGMSGMGGGSEPRQWTPDIVYPYYLINGKPPDSPEELMVKRGERLRLRFINPASATIFRVALAGHRMTVTHTDGQPVEPVDVDALRIGPGERYDVIVEANNPGVWQLAAQAEGTEKMGRAILRYRGSSGSAPPAGQKPPELGKKLLLYGMLRAASGVDLPSGSPDQVTPVTLSGNERRYVWRINGKSFQPGPNATPDPITAGRNKHIRFEFMNMSMMPHPMHLHGHSFQVDNGTGRGPLKDTAIVDPMQRFAVDWYADNPGDWAFHCHHLYHMEAGMMRVVRV, encoded by the coding sequence ATGGCTAAGCTGAGCCGCCGGGAGTTCTTCGGGCTCGCGGGGTTGGGGACGGGGGCCCTCGTCCTGGGTGCCTGCGGGGGATCTTCGGGTTCCGGAGCGGGCGCCGGCACCTCCCGCACTACCCCTGCTCCGTCCGGCACCAGAGAGTACGCGCTCGATGTCTCGCCGGCACAGGTCAGGATCGGCGGGCGCCGGGTGAAGACCTGGACCTACGGGGGAAACCTGCCGGGGCCCGAGATCCGGGTGAAAGAGGGAGAGCGGCTTCGGGTGAAGGTGAAGAACGCTCTGCCGGAGGGTACGACGGTACACTGGCACGGGCTCCCCATCCCCAACGGGATGGACGGTGTCCCGTACGTCACCCAGAAGCCGATAAAGCCGGGCGGGGAGTTCGTCTACGAGTTCACGGTCCCCGTCTCCGGCACCTACTTCTACCACAGCCACGTCGGGCTCCAGCTCGACCGCGCCCTCTACGGTCCGCTCGTCATCGAGCCCAAAAAGGAATCGCTCTCCTACGACCGCGAGTACACGCTCATGCTCGACGACTGGCTCGACGGGGTGCGGGGTACTCCCGAGGACGCGATGAAGCGCCTCAAGTCCGGAGGGAGCGCGATGATCGGGATGGGAGGCATGGGAGGTATGGGAGGCATGGGTGGGGGCATGCGCGGTATGTCCGGGATGGGGGGCGGGAGCGAACCCCGCCAGTGGACGCCGGATATCGTCTACCCCTACTACCTGATCAACGGCAAACCCCCGGATTCTCCCGAGGAGCTCATGGTGAAGCGCGGGGAGCGACTCCGGCTGCGCTTCATCAACCCGGCGAGCGCGACGATCTTCAGGGTGGCCCTTGCCGGTCATCGCATGACCGTGACACACACCGATGGGCAGCCGGTCGAGCCGGTAGACGTCGACGCTCTGCGGATCGGACCGGGTGAGCGTTACGATGTGATCGTCGAGGCGAACAACCCGGGTGTCTGGCAGCTCGCGGCACAGGCCGAGGGGACGGAGAAGATGGGACGTGCGATCCTGCGCTACCGGGGAAGCTCGGGCTCCGCTCCACCGGCAGGCCAGAAGCCGCCCGAGTTGGGAAAGAAGCTCCTCCTGTACGGTATGCTCAGGGCAGCCTCTGGGGTCGACCTGCCTTCCGGGAGCCCGGATCAGGTGACACCCGTCACCCTCTCCGGGAACGAGCGGCGCTACGTCTGGAGGATCAACGGGAAGTCCTTCCAGCCGGGACCCAACGCCACACCAGACCCGATCACGGCCGGAAGGAACAAGCACATCCGCTTCGAGTTCATGAACATGTCCATGATGCCCCACCCGATGCACCTGCACGGACACTCCTTCCAGGTGGACAACGGTACCGGAAGGGGACCGTTGAAGGACACCGCCATCGTCGACCCGATGCAGAGGTTCGCCGTCGACTGGTACGCGGACAACCCCGGAGACTGGGCCTTCCACTGCCACCACCTCTACCACATGGAGGCCGGCATGATGCGGGTGGTCAGGGTGTAA
- a CDS encoding sensor histidine kinase — translation MRGPSRMGFRGLLPRLFASHLVVALVGTLTFLVAVSVVAPLLFGNLMQGPMGPSHMMSMGQMMDSVFRAFARTLLYSLAVAAVAAIAVAAVTGMFVARRIVGPLRAMSRATRRIAAGRYDERVPVRGDDELGELAESLNAMARTLQATEQRRLDLISDVSHELRTPLTVIEGYMDGLIDGVVEPSEETWSLVRAEAGRLHRLVDEMQELSRAEAGGLPLHLREVSPREVVEQAAGLLGPLFAEKGVRMEVSVPEDLPPVLADRDRVVQVLDNLLSNALKYTPSGGEVSLSARRAKDEVSFRVTDSGEGIAPEHLPHLFERFYRVEGSRSRENGGVGVGLTICRTLVEAMGGRIHAESDGPGRGAAFEFTLPVAPRRES, via the coding sequence ATGAGAGGTCCCTCCCGGATGGGGTTCCGGGGTCTGCTGCCCAGGCTCTTCGCCTCGCACCTGGTCGTGGCCCTGGTGGGGACGCTGACCTTCCTGGTCGCGGTCTCTGTCGTGGCGCCGTTGCTCTTCGGCAACCTCATGCAGGGTCCGATGGGTCCCTCACACATGATGAGCATGGGCCAGATGATGGACTCCGTCTTTAGGGCCTTCGCGCGTACGCTCCTCTACTCGCTCGCCGTCGCGGCGGTCGCCGCGATAGCGGTCGCCGCAGTGACGGGGATGTTCGTTGCGCGCAGGATCGTCGGTCCCCTGCGGGCGATGAGCCGGGCGACACGCCGCATAGCGGCCGGACGTTACGACGAACGCGTACCCGTGCGCGGCGACGACGAGCTCGGTGAGCTCGCCGAGAGCCTCAACGCGATGGCCCGGACCCTCCAGGCCACCGAACAGCGCCGGCTCGACCTCATCTCCGACGTTTCCCACGAGCTGAGGACTCCTCTGACGGTGATCGAGGGGTACATGGACGGGCTGATCGACGGTGTGGTCGAACCCTCGGAGGAGACCTGGTCTCTAGTGCGCGCCGAGGCCGGCCGTCTGCACCGTCTGGTGGACGAGATGCAGGAGCTCTCCCGGGCGGAGGCCGGCGGACTCCCCCTGCACCTGCGGGAAGTCTCGCCAAGGGAGGTCGTGGAGCAGGCCGCCGGTCTCCTCGGGCCGCTCTTCGCGGAGAAGGGCGTGAGGATGGAGGTCTCCGTCCCTGAGGATCTACCGCCGGTGCTCGCCGACCGGGACCGGGTCGTGCAGGTCCTGGACAACCTGCTCTCCAACGCGCTGAAGTACACGCCGTCCGGAGGCGAGGTCTCCCTGTCGGCGCGTCGGGCGAAGGACGAGGTGTCTTTCCGGGTCACCGATTCCGGGGAGGGCATAGCACCCGAACATCTGCCGCACCTCTTCGAGCGGTTCTACCGGGTGGAGGGTTCCCGATCACGCGAGAATGGCGGGGTCGGGGTGGGGCTCACCATCTGCCGGACGCTCGTCGAAGCGATGGGCGGCAGGATACACGCCGAGAGCGACGGTCCTGGCAGGGGGGCGGCTTTCGAGTTCACCTTGCCCGTGGCTCCCCGGAGAGAATCTTGA
- a CDS encoding ArsR/SmtB family transcription factor, whose translation MNDDRCELLCVDAPRAEAIREKLLTEKKAQEAAGRARALSDPTRLTLAAALGEAGELCVCDLSWIAGRGQGLVSHHLRVLRSLGLVRSRREGKMVMYSLTERGASLLSAVLGEEIGV comes from the coding sequence ATGAATGATGACAGGTGCGAACTGCTTTGCGTGGATGCTCCGAGGGCGGAGGCCATCCGCGAGAAGCTACTGACGGAGAAGAAGGCGCAGGAGGCTGCCGGGAGGGCCAGGGCTCTCTCGGACCCGACGCGGCTCACGCTGGCTGCGGCGCTCGGGGAGGCCGGGGAGCTCTGCGTGTGCGATCTGTCCTGGATAGCGGGGCGCGGGCAGGGGTTGGTCTCGCACCACCTTCGGGTGCTGCGTTCGCTGGGGTTGGTACGCTCCAGGCGTGAGGGGAAGATGGTCATGTACTCGCTCACGGAGCGCGGGGCTTCGCTGCTCTCGGCTGTGCTTGGTGAGGAGATCGGGGTGTGA